Proteins encoded within one genomic window of Amorphoplanes friuliensis DSM 7358:
- the argS gene encoding arginine--tRNA ligase translates to MTPADLAATVLTAARAVFVTRGLDVSLLPATTTVERPRNPEHGDYASTMAMQLTKKVGVPPRELAAALAEELSSLPGIKSVEIAGPGFLNIRLDAAAAGVLARDVVLAGKEYGRTDRLAGQRINLEFVSANPTGPVHIGGVRWAAVGDALSRLLRVAGADVGTEYYFNDAGSQIDRFARSLYAAAKGEPAPEDGYGGAYIAEIATAVQSTAPDVLKLDEPAALEVFRVEGVKLMFAEIRASLDEFGVHFDTYFNEKDLHDRGELQEALDRLREQGHIFEADGATWLRTTEFGDDKDRVLRKSDGDWTYFAADCAYYLDKRKRGFDRVVIMLGADHHGYIGRMKAMSACFGDDPEKNLEILIGQLVSLVRNGEPLRMSKRAGTVITLEDFVDALGVDATRYALARYSSDSPIDIDIDLWTRAKSDNPVYYVQYVAARTASVARQAAEVGLTRGEPDAFRPELLVHEKENDLLKALGEYPAVVGSAAELREPHRVARYLEDLAGDYHRFYDKCRVTPMGDEEITDLMRARLWLNDATRTVIANGLALLGVSAPERM, encoded by the coding sequence GTGACTCCCGCTGACCTCGCTGCCACCGTTCTCACAGCTGCGCGTGCTGTATTCGTCACCCGCGGCCTCGACGTCTCGTTGCTGCCCGCGACGACGACGGTGGAGCGGCCCCGTAACCCTGAGCACGGCGATTATGCCTCGACGATGGCCATGCAGCTCACCAAGAAGGTGGGTGTGCCGCCGCGTGAGCTGGCCGCGGCCCTCGCTGAGGAGTTGAGCAGCTTGCCCGGCATCAAGTCGGTGGAGATCGCGGGGCCGGGCTTCCTCAACATCCGGCTGGACGCGGCCGCCGCCGGGGTGCTGGCGCGGGACGTGGTGCTGGCGGGGAAGGAGTACGGCCGCACCGACCGTCTCGCCGGCCAGCGGATCAACCTCGAGTTCGTCTCCGCGAACCCCACGGGTCCCGTGCACATCGGCGGTGTCCGGTGGGCGGCGGTCGGTGACGCGTTGTCCCGTTTGCTGCGGGTCGCGGGCGCCGATGTCGGCACCGAGTACTACTTCAACGACGCCGGATCGCAGATCGACCGCTTCGCGCGTTCCCTGTACGCCGCGGCGAAGGGTGAGCCGGCGCCCGAGGACGGGTACGGCGGCGCGTACATCGCGGAGATCGCCACGGCGGTGCAGTCGACCGCGCCCGACGTGCTGAAGCTCGACGAGCCGGCGGCGCTGGAGGTGTTCCGGGTCGAGGGCGTGAAGCTGATGTTCGCCGAGATCCGGGCGTCGCTGGACGAGTTCGGCGTGCACTTCGACACGTACTTCAACGAGAAGGACCTGCACGACCGGGGTGAGCTGCAGGAGGCTCTCGACCGGCTGCGCGAGCAGGGGCACATCTTCGAGGCCGACGGCGCGACCTGGCTGCGGACGACCGAGTTCGGTGACGACAAGGACCGGGTGCTGCGCAAGTCGGACGGCGACTGGACCTATTTTGCCGCGGACTGCGCCTACTACCTGGACAAGCGCAAGCGTGGCTTCGACCGGGTCGTGATCATGCTGGGTGCGGATCACCACGGGTACATCGGCCGGATGAAGGCCATGTCGGCGTGTTTCGGCGACGACCCGGAGAAGAACCTCGAGATCCTGATCGGCCAGCTGGTCAGCCTGGTCCGCAACGGTGAGCCGCTGCGGATGAGCAAGCGCGCCGGCACGGTCATCACGCTGGAGGACTTCGTCGACGCCCTGGGTGTGGACGCCACCCGGTACGCCCTGGCGCGCTATTCGTCGGACTCGCCGATCGACATCGACATCGACCTGTGGACGCGGGCGAAGAGCGACAATCCTGTCTACTATGTCCAGTATGTCGCTGCTCGGACCGCCAGCGTCGCCCGTCAGGCGGCCGAGGTGGGACTGACCCGGGGCGAGCCGGACGCGTTCCGGCCGGAGCTGCTCGTGCACGAGAAGGAGAACGACCTCCTCAAGGCGCTGGGCGAATATCCGGCCGTGGTCGGCAGCGCCGCCGAGCTGCGGGAGCCCCACCGGGTGGCCCGCTACCTCGAGGACCTGGCC
- a CDS encoding DUF3105 domain-containing protein yields MSMSTPGPERVPSTVKVDKTSGQGKPPAAKSTGAKPGSRPPGKGPQGKGKGRKPVTPVKVSGGRNWGPIAVAGVVVLIAVGIIGYGVFASVKGTQPWQDRAAGIEGIVNYREKKDPAIDSQEHKEGPQTYVTNPPVGGAHNSVWQNCMGDVYPEPIANEHAVHSLEHGAVWVTYKQGLAADQVAKLQEKVEGRDFMLMSPVANLDKNISLQAWGYQLKLDNADDGRIDEFIKDLRLNASLEPGAACSSGNTTTGPLQAAAPGN; encoded by the coding sequence ATGAGCATGAGCACCCCGGGTCCCGAACGGGTCCCGTCCACCGTGAAGGTCGACAAGACGTCGGGGCAGGGCAAACCCCCCGCCGCCAAGTCCACCGGCGCCAAGCCGGGAAGCCGTCCGCCGGGCAAGGGCCCCCAGGGCAAGGGCAAGGGCCGCAAGCCCGTCACCCCCGTCAAGGTCAGCGGTGGCCGCAACTGGGGCCCCATCGCGGTCGCCGGCGTGGTCGTCCTGATCGCGGTCGGGATCATCGGGTACGGCGTCTTCGCGTCCGTCAAGGGCACCCAGCCCTGGCAGGACCGCGCCGCCGGCATCGAGGGCATCGTCAACTACCGCGAGAAGAAAGACCCCGCGATCGACTCGCAGGAGCACAAGGAAGGCCCCCAGACGTACGTGACGAACCCGCCCGTCGGCGGCGCCCACAACTCCGTCTGGCAGAACTGCATGGGTGACGTCTACCCCGAGCCCATCGCCAACGAGCACGCGGTCCACAGCCTCGAGCACGGCGCGGTCTGGGTGACGTACAAGCAGGGCCTCGCCGCCGACCAGGTCGCCAAGCTGCAGGAAAAGGTCGAAGGCCGGGACTTCATGCTCATGAGCCCCGTCGCGAACCTCGACAAGAACATCTCCCTGCAGGCCTGGGGCTACCAGCTCAAGCTCGACAACGCCGACGACGGCCGCATCGACGAGTTCATCAAGGACCTCCGCCTGAACGCCTCCCTGGAGCCCGGCGCCGCCTGCTCCAGCGGCAACACGACGACCGGCCCGCTGCAGGCCGCCGCCCCGGGCAACTGA
- a CDS encoding DUF305 domain-containing protein produces MTVSTESNAPAPADAPINGATPTGRNRFGVATLAVVLVLGLIAGLAIGFFATRTSTPGDDSVEAGFLRDMSTHHAQAVEMSMIAHANSTNAAVVTLSGDIALTQHGQINYMQAWLRDWNLSPSSSQPPMAWMKNAQGSVQNGLMPGMATPEQLATLRKATGVDLDTQFLTLMRQHHLGGIHMAQEILDESDDPDVTWLAQSMVRSQQSEINLIDSMLKTLQ; encoded by the coding sequence ATGACCGTCTCCACCGAGTCGAACGCGCCGGCCCCGGCCGACGCCCCGATCAACGGCGCCACCCCGACCGGCCGCAACCGGTTCGGGGTGGCGACCCTCGCCGTCGTGCTCGTCCTCGGCCTGATCGCCGGCCTCGCCATCGGCTTCTTCGCCACCCGCACCAGCACACCGGGGGACGACTCCGTCGAGGCCGGCTTCCTGCGCGACATGAGCACCCACCACGCGCAGGCGGTGGAGATGTCGATGATCGCCCACGCGAACTCGACCAACGCGGCGGTCGTCACCCTCTCCGGCGACATCGCCCTCACCCAGCACGGCCAGATCAACTACATGCAGGCCTGGCTCCGCGACTGGAACCTCAGCCCCAGCAGCAGCCAGCCGCCGATGGCCTGGATGAAAAACGCTCAGGGCTCGGTCCAGAACGGCCTGATGCCCGGCATGGCCACCCCGGAGCAGCTCGCCACCCTCCGCAAAGCCACCGGTGTTGACCTCGACACCCAGTTCCTGACCCTGATGCGCCAGCACCACCTCGGCGGCATCCACATGGCCCAGGAAATCCTCGACGAGTCGGACGACCCCGACGTCACCTGGCTGGCCCAGTCGATGGTCCGTAGCCAGCAGAGCGAGATCAACCTGATCGACTCGATGCTCAAGACCCTGCAGTAA
- a CDS encoding zinc-binding dehydrogenase, with product MLVPVDLPEPRAGDGEVVIRAAAIDTIYVETQIRGGWGERFGVSPPYVPGGAAAGTVVAVGPGVSASWVGRRVVAGAGTRGSYAEFVRTGVERVVPVPDGLGLREAAALAHDGVTAMGILDGVGLGPGDRVLILGAAGGMGTLLVQLARRHQAHVTGAARGVDKLALVRRLGADAVVDYSVEGWTGAFEGWSVDVLLDGVGGTLGAEAFELVVDGGRVSAHGAASGEFAPVQAERGIRLRGIADVQFSAAEMVRLTARALGEAAEGRISPVIGREYPLSAAAEAHRAIEARSIAGKALLIP from the coding sequence GTGTTGGTTCCGGTGGATCTGCCTGAGCCGCGGGCCGGCGACGGTGAGGTGGTCATCCGTGCCGCGGCCATCGACACGATCTACGTCGAGACGCAGATTCGTGGTGGCTGGGGTGAGAGGTTCGGTGTGAGCCCGCCGTACGTGCCGGGGGGCGCGGCAGCGGGCACGGTGGTCGCCGTCGGGCCGGGCGTTTCGGCGTCCTGGGTTGGGCGGCGGGTCGTTGCGGGTGCGGGAACGCGGGGGTCCTACGCCGAGTTCGTCCGCACCGGGGTTGAGCGGGTGGTGCCGGTTCCGGATGGGCTCGGGTTGCGGGAGGCGGCTGCTCTTGCTCACGACGGGGTGACCGCGATGGGCATTCTCGACGGCGTCGGCCTCGGGCCCGGTGATCGCGTATTGATTCTCGGGGCCGCGGGCGGGATGGGGACACTGCTGGTCCAGCTCGCCCGGCGGCATCAGGCGCACGTCACGGGGGCTGCCCGCGGTGTAGACAAGCTGGCCCTGGTGCGCCGGCTCGGCGCCGATGCGGTTGTTGACTACAGCGTTGAGGGGTGGACCGGCGCCTTCGAGGGGTGGTCCGTGGATGTGCTGCTGGACGGTGTCGGTGGCACGTTGGGCGCTGAGGCGTTCGAGCTGGTTGTCGATGGTGGGCGGGTTTCGGCGCACGGGGCGGCGAGTGGCGAATTTGCCCCGGTGCAGGCGGAGCGCGGCATTCGTCTGCGAGGCATCGCCGACGTTCAGTTCAGCGCCGCCGAGATGGTGCGGTTGACGGCGCGGGCGCTGGGCGAGGCCGCGGAGGGACGGATCAGTCCGGTGATCGGGCGCGAATATCCGTTGTCCGCCGCTGCGGAGGCTCACCGCGCGATCGAGGCTCGGTCGATCGCGGGGAAAGCTCTGCTGATTCCCTAG
- a CDS encoding enoyl-CoA hydratase-related protein has protein sequence MPTLDRQNDVFVLDLGDGENRFHPDWLTAVNAALDEVEQADGARALVTAATGKFYSNGLDLEWLGEHGDQFEAYVVSVHDLFARFLSLPMTTVAALQGHTFAAGAMLSLAHDFRVMRADRGYWCLPEVDIDIPFSRGMSALVQSRLAPQTAHEAMTTARRYGGPDALAAGIVDRITDEGAVRATAVEIAASRAPKAGDILGTIKTRMYATVLQTLRDKENPLG, from the coding sequence GTGCCGACCCTGGACCGCCAGAACGACGTGTTTGTGCTCGACCTCGGCGACGGCGAGAACCGCTTCCACCCCGACTGGCTCACCGCGGTCAACGCGGCTCTGGACGAGGTCGAGCAGGCGGACGGCGCCCGGGCGCTGGTGACCGCGGCGACCGGCAAGTTCTACTCGAACGGTCTCGACCTCGAGTGGCTCGGTGAGCACGGCGACCAGTTCGAGGCGTACGTGGTCAGTGTCCACGACCTGTTCGCGCGCTTCCTGTCGTTGCCGATGACCACCGTGGCGGCGTTGCAGGGCCACACGTTCGCGGCCGGGGCGATGTTGTCGCTCGCGCACGACTTCCGGGTGATGCGCGCCGACCGTGGTTACTGGTGCCTGCCGGAGGTCGACATCGACATCCCGTTCTCGCGGGGCATGTCGGCGCTGGTCCAGTCGCGTCTTGCTCCGCAGACCGCGCACGAGGCGATGACCACCGCGCGTCGCTACGGCGGGCCGGACGCCCTCGCCGCGGGCATCGTCGACCGCATCACCGACGAAGGTGCCGTCCGCGCGACGGCGGTGGAGATCGCCGCCTCCCGGGCGCCGAAAGCGGGCGACATCCTCGGGACGATCAAGACCCGCATGTACGCCACAGTCCTGCAGACGTTGCGCGACAAGGAGAACCCGCTCGGGTGA
- a CDS encoding AAA family ATPase: MSPTLLLIFGPPAVGKMSVGHEIAERTGLRLFHNHIAIEPALRYFEFGTPPFQRLVDGFRQAILDEVAASDLPGLVFTFVWAFDHPGDARTVAKYVAPFGDRARYLELEATQEERLRRNTGEFRLAEKPSKRNLEFSRRLLLADDERYRLNSIDEFTGRDDYLRINNTDLTPAEVADRTITRFGLPWMS, translated from the coding sequence ATGTCCCCGACGCTGCTGCTCATCTTCGGCCCGCCCGCCGTGGGGAAGATGTCGGTCGGTCACGAGATCGCCGAACGCACCGGCCTGCGGCTCTTCCACAACCACATCGCGATCGAGCCGGCGCTGCGGTACTTCGAGTTCGGCACCCCGCCGTTCCAGCGCCTGGTGGACGGCTTCCGTCAGGCGATCCTCGACGAGGTCGCGGCCAGTGACCTGCCCGGCCTGGTGTTCACGTTCGTCTGGGCCTTCGACCACCCCGGGGACGCCCGCACGGTGGCGAAGTACGTGGCCCCGTTCGGTGACCGGGCCCGATACCTGGAGCTGGAAGCGACCCAGGAGGAACGCCTGCGCCGCAACACCGGCGAGTTCCGCCTCGCGGAGAAGCCCTCGAAGCGCAACCTCGAATTCTCCCGCCGCTTGCTCCTCGCCGACGACGAGCGATACCGCCTGAACTCCATCGACGAATTCACCGGCCGCGACGACTACCTCCGCATCAACAACACCGATCTGACTCCCGCCGAGGTCGCCGACCGGACCATCACCAGATTTGGACTGCCATGGATGTCGTAG
- a CDS encoding CARDB domain-containing protein has translation MKRKHLSRRLLSGLFAAGLVAAAALTPTPALAAGGPNLSLGKPASSSGSNGPYGAGNLNDGNANSYWESPSNAFPQWAQIDLGSAVAVDQVVLKLPPATAWGARTQTLSVQGSTNGSSFSTLSPSAGRVFDPASANTVTVNFTAATVRYVRVNVTGNTGWPAAQLSEFEIYGVGGGTTDPDPDPDPPAGANLATGKPIEASSSIFNFVPANANDSSPTSYWESNGFPATLTVKLGADADVTGVVVKLNPDPAWGTRIQNIQVLGRAQTATGFTSLKARADYTFNPATNQNSVTIPVSGRVSDVQLQIFSNTGAPGGQVADFQVLGTAAPNPDLVVTGTTWTPTAPSEGTAITLSATVKNQGTAAAAANKVDFKLGGTVVGSANVGALAAGATTTVSANVGAQPMGSYSVATTVDPANIVAEQNNANNTFTASTQLVVGQAPGPDLQVTGITTNPANPAAGAAVSFTVAVNNRGISAAGASTTRITVGSTTLNGSTPAIAAGATTTVAISGTWTATSGGATVTATADAANAVAETNENNNTLSRAVVVGRGASVPYVEYEAEAARYSGTLVETDALRTFGHTNFGTESSGRKSVRLNSTGQFVEFTSTTASNSIVVRNSVPDAPSGGGQDYSLSLYANDQFVQKLTLSSRNSWLYGTTDDTESLSNSPSADARRLFDESHALLAQSYPAGTRFKLQRDAADTASFYIIDLIDLEQVAPAATQPSGCTSITTYGAVPNDGNDDTAAIQRAVTDDENGVISCVWIPAGQWRQEQKILSPDPARGQYNQKGLRNVVIRGAGMWHTQLYSNTQPQNVVGNINHPHEGNVGFDIDDNTQISDLAIFGNTQNRANRGHGLNGRFGKNTKISNVWIEHVNVGAWVGRDYSDTPAYWNPGDTLEFSGMRIRNTFADGINFSNGTRNSRVFNSSFRTTGDDSLAVWANPYVKDQAVDIASNNHFVNNTVQLPWRANGIAIYGGSNNSIENNLVFDTMNYPGIMLATDHSPLPFGGTTLIANNGLYRTGGAFWNEDQEFGAITLFPSTKDITGVTIRDTEIIDSTYDGIQFKNGGGNMPNVAITNVKIDRSVNGAGILAMSGARGNATLSNVTITNSADGNIVIQPGSQFTIAGS, from the coding sequence ATGAAACGGAAGCACCTCAGCCGGAGGCTGCTCAGCGGCCTCTTCGCGGCGGGCCTGGTCGCCGCCGCGGCGCTCACGCCCACGCCCGCCCTCGCGGCCGGCGGACCCAACCTCTCCCTCGGCAAGCCGGCCTCCTCCAGCGGCAGCAACGGCCCGTACGGCGCCGGCAACCTCAACGACGGCAACGCGAACTCGTACTGGGAAAGCCCGTCCAACGCGTTCCCGCAGTGGGCGCAGATCGACCTCGGCAGTGCCGTCGCGGTCGACCAGGTGGTGCTCAAGCTGCCGCCCGCAACCGCGTGGGGCGCCCGTACGCAGACGCTCAGCGTGCAGGGCAGCACCAACGGCAGCAGCTTCAGCACCCTCTCGCCCTCGGCCGGCCGGGTCTTCGATCCCGCCTCGGCCAACACGGTCACGGTCAACTTCACCGCCGCGACCGTCCGGTACGTGCGGGTGAACGTCACCGGCAACACAGGCTGGCCCGCCGCTCAGCTGTCCGAGTTCGAGATCTACGGCGTGGGCGGTGGCACCACCGACCCCGACCCGGATCCCGACCCGCCGGCCGGCGCCAACCTGGCCACGGGCAAGCCGATCGAGGCGTCCTCCTCGATCTTCAACTTCGTGCCGGCCAACGCCAACGACAGCAGCCCGACGAGCTACTGGGAGTCCAACGGCTTCCCGGCGACGCTGACGGTGAAGCTGGGCGCGGACGCCGACGTCACCGGCGTGGTCGTCAAGCTCAACCCGGATCCGGCGTGGGGCACCAGGATCCAGAACATCCAGGTCCTCGGCCGCGCGCAGACCGCCACCGGTTTCACGTCGCTGAAGGCCCGCGCCGACTACACGTTCAACCCGGCGACCAACCAGAACTCCGTCACCATCCCGGTCAGCGGCCGTGTCTCCGACGTCCAGCTGCAGATCTTCAGCAACACCGGTGCTCCCGGTGGTCAGGTCGCCGACTTCCAGGTGCTCGGCACGGCCGCACCCAACCCCGACCTTGTTGTCACCGGTACGACGTGGACGCCGACCGCCCCCAGTGAGGGCACCGCGATCACCCTGTCGGCCACGGTGAAGAACCAGGGCACGGCGGCCGCCGCGGCGAACAAGGTCGACTTCAAGCTCGGCGGCACGGTGGTGGGCAGCGCAAACGTCGGTGCTCTCGCCGCCGGCGCCACGACCACCGTCTCGGCGAACGTCGGGGCGCAGCCGATGGGCAGTTACAGCGTCGCGACGACGGTCGACCCGGCCAACATCGTCGCGGAGCAGAACAACGCCAACAACACCTTCACCGCGTCCACGCAGCTGGTCGTCGGTCAGGCGCCCGGCCCGGACCTGCAGGTCACGGGCATCACGACCAACCCGGCGAACCCGGCCGCGGGTGCGGCGGTCTCCTTCACCGTCGCCGTGAACAACCGGGGCATCAGCGCCGCCGGTGCGTCCACGACCCGCATCACGGTGGGCAGCACAACGCTGAACGGCAGCACCCCGGCGATCGCGGCCGGTGCCACCACCACCGTTGCGATCAGCGGCACCTGGACCGCCACCAGCGGCGGCGCGACCGTGACGGCCACGGCGGACGCGGCCAACGCTGTCGCCGAGACCAACGAGAACAACAACACCCTCTCCCGCGCGGTGGTCGTCGGCCGCGGCGCCTCGGTGCCGTACGTCGAGTACGAGGCCGAAGCCGCCCGCTACTCGGGAACGCTGGTCGAGACGGATGCACTGCGGACGTTCGGGCACACCAACTTCGGCACCGAGTCCTCGGGTCGTAAGTCGGTCCGCCTGAACAGCACGGGGCAGTTCGTCGAGTTCACCTCGACCACCGCGTCGAACTCGATCGTCGTCCGCAACTCGGTGCCCGACGCGCCGAGCGGTGGCGGCCAGGACTACAGCCTCAGCCTCTACGCCAACGACCAGTTCGTGCAGAAGCTGACACTCTCGTCCCGCAACAGCTGGCTCTACGGCACGACCGACGACACCGAGTCACTGTCGAACTCGCCCTCGGCCGACGCCCGGCGCCTCTTCGACGAGTCGCACGCGCTGCTCGCGCAGTCGTACCCGGCCGGCACCCGCTTCAAGCTGCAGCGGGACGCCGCCGACACCGCGTCGTTCTACATCATCGACCTCATCGACCTGGAGCAGGTGGCACCCGCGGCGACCCAGCCGTCCGGCTGCACCTCGATCACCACGTACGGTGCGGTCCCGAACGACGGCAACGACGACACGGCCGCGATCCAGCGCGCCGTGACCGACGACGAGAACGGCGTGATCAGTTGTGTCTGGATCCCCGCCGGTCAGTGGCGCCAGGAGCAGAAGATCCTCTCGCCGGACCCCGCCCGCGGCCAGTACAACCAGAAGGGCCTGCGCAACGTCGTGATCCGCGGCGCCGGCATGTGGCACACCCAGCTGTACTCGAACACCCAGCCGCAGAACGTGGTCGGCAACATCAACCACCCGCACGAGGGCAACGTCGGCTTCGACATCGACGACAACACCCAGATCTCCGACCTGGCGATCTTCGGCAACACCCAGAACCGGGCGAACCGCGGCCACGGCCTCAACGGCCGGTTCGGCAAGAACACGAAGATCAGCAACGTGTGGATCGAGCACGTGAACGTCGGCGCCTGGGTCGGCCGCGACTACTCCGACACCCCCGCGTACTGGAACCCGGGCGACACCCTGGAATTCTCCGGCATGCGGATCCGGAACACGTTCGCGGACGGCATCAACTTCAGCAACGGCACCCGCAACTCACGCGTCTTCAACTCGTCTTTCCGGACGACGGGTGACGACTCGCTGGCAGTCTGGGCCAACCCGTACGTGAAGGACCAGGCGGTCGACATCGCGTCGAACAACCACTTCGTCAACAACACGGTGCAGCTGCCGTGGCGGGCGAACGGCATCGCCATCTACGGCGGTTCCAACAACTCGATCGAGAACAACCTGGTCTTCGACACGATGAACTACCCGGGCATCATGCTGGCCACCGATCACAGCCCGCTCCCGTTCGGCGGCACGACCCTGATCGCCAACAACGGCCTCTACCGTACGGGCGGCGCGTTCTGGAACGAGGACCAGGAGTTCGGGGCGATCACGCTGTTCCCGTCGACGAAGGACATCACCGGCGTCACCATCCGCGACACCGAAATCATCGACTCGACGTACGACGGCATCCAGTTCAAGAACGGCGGCGGCAACATGCCGAACGTCGCCATCACCAACGTCAAAATCGACCGGTCCGTCAACGGCGCGGGCATTCTGGCCATGAGCGGCGCCCGCGGCAACGCGACGCTCTCCAACGTCACCATCACCAACTCGGCCGACGGCAACATCGTCATCCAGCCGGGCTCGCAGTTCACCATCGCGGGCAGCTGA
- a CDS encoding SDR family NAD(P)-dependent oxidoreductase, translating to MKTWFITGAGRGLGNVWTSAALGRGDRVAATARHLEDLEPLIDTYGDSILPLVLDVTDRPAVFAAVEQAAHHFGRLDIVVNNAGYGLFGMVEETTEEQARAQLETNLFGALWVTQAVLPIMRAQGDGRILQVSSIGGIAAFPSLGLYHASKWALEGLSESLAQEVAGLGIKVTIVEPGPYGTGWSGSSAVHTEPIPAYEPVRDARRAGAAGRAPDDPAATAQTILALADSTEPPLRLFLGSFPYAVAERVYRERLRTWEEGRALGS from the coding sequence ATGAAAACCTGGTTCATCACCGGTGCGGGCCGTGGTCTCGGCAACGTCTGGACGTCGGCGGCGCTCGGCCGCGGCGACCGCGTCGCCGCCACCGCCCGGCACCTCGAAGACCTCGAACCCCTCATCGACACGTACGGCGACAGCATCCTGCCGCTCGTCCTCGACGTCACCGACCGGCCGGCGGTGTTCGCGGCCGTCGAGCAGGCGGCGCACCACTTCGGCCGGCTCGACATCGTGGTCAACAACGCGGGGTACGGCCTCTTCGGCATGGTCGAGGAGACCACCGAGGAGCAGGCCCGCGCGCAGCTGGAGACCAACCTCTTCGGTGCGCTGTGGGTGACACAGGCCGTGCTGCCGATCATGCGGGCGCAGGGTGACGGCCGCATCCTGCAGGTGTCGAGCATCGGCGGCATCGCGGCGTTCCCGTCGCTCGGGCTCTACCACGCGTCGAAGTGGGCCCTCGAAGGCCTGAGCGAGTCGCTCGCCCAGGAGGTGGCCGGGCTCGGGATCAAGGTCACGATCGTCGAACCCGGCCCGTACGGCACGGGCTGGTCCGGGAGTTCGGCGGTGCACACCGAGCCGATCCCCGCGTACGAGCCGGTGCGGGATGCCCGCCGCGCCGGAGCGGCCGGTCGTGCGCCCGACGACCCGGCTGCGACCGCGCAGACCATCCTGGCGCTGGCCGACTCCACCGAGCCGCCACTGCGTCTCTTCCTCGGCTCCTTCCCGTACGCCGTGGCCGAGCGCGTCTACCGCGAGCGCCTCCGGACCTGGGAAGAGGGGCGTGCCCTGGGGTCCTGA
- a CDS encoding helix-turn-helix domain-containing protein, which produces MAGLLGDFLKARRALLLPGDVGLPGYGRRRVAGLRRDELAGLAGVSAHYLMRLEQGRDRHPSPQVLDALARALRLDADTTAHLHALAQPPAFPPPRPLDPAVQRLLDDWAGTPAYVRGRHLDVLAGNKLAAALSPMYAAGRNLARDIFLEPEARKLFADWEVIAEQTVAALRAGADPRDPALAALVAELDRDPDFRRWWARHDVRPARDETKRFHHPVVGPLTLRRQALTVAGALDQVIIAYQAEPGSDSAKLLSRLG; this is translated from the coding sequence ATGGCCGGGCTGCTCGGTGACTTCCTCAAAGCGCGCCGCGCCCTGCTGCTGCCGGGAGACGTCGGACTCCCCGGGTACGGACGCAGGCGCGTAGCCGGTCTGCGCCGTGACGAGCTCGCCGGACTGGCCGGCGTCAGCGCGCACTATCTGATGCGTCTCGAGCAGGGCCGCGACCGCCACCCGTCCCCGCAGGTCCTGGACGCGCTGGCCCGGGCGCTGCGACTGGACGCCGACACCACCGCGCACCTGCACGCGCTGGCGCAGCCGCCGGCATTTCCGCCGCCACGGCCACTCGATCCGGCGGTGCAGCGGCTGCTCGACGACTGGGCCGGCACTCCCGCGTACGTGCGGGGCCGTCACCTCGACGTGCTGGCCGGCAACAAGCTCGCGGCGGCGCTGTCGCCCATGTATGCCGCCGGGCGCAACCTCGCCCGGGACATCTTCCTGGAACCGGAGGCCCGCAAGCTCTTTGCCGACTGGGAGGTCATCGCCGAACAGACGGTGGCGGCGTTGCGGGCCGGCGCTGATCCGCGGGACCCGGCCCTGGCCGCGCTCGTCGCCGAGCTGGACCGGGATCCCGACTTCCGGCGCTGGTGGGCGCGGCACGACGTGCGACCGGCCCGTGACGAGACCAAGCGGTTCCACCACCCGGTGGTCGGCCCGCTGACCCTGCGCCGCCAGGCCCTCACCGTGGCCGGCGCCCTGGACCAGGTGATCATCGCCTACCAGGCCGAGCCGGGCAGCGACTCGGCCAAGCTCCTGTCGCGGCTCGGCTAA